A region of the Arachis hypogaea cultivar Tifrunner chromosome 15, arahy.Tifrunner.gnm2.J5K5, whole genome shotgun sequence genome:
TTAATTTGGGCTAAGGATAATTTTAGAGGAAATTATTAGTTATAGTTGAGTTTCTGTCccaaaaaattttagtttcttaGGTGTCCAATTTCTAGAGGTACTGAAACACTAAAATTTTGGAGACgaaaactgaaattttagtttcaatttcaGGCCAACAAATATGATAATAAGTCTCAGTCTCCCAATTTCTGTCTCAGCATCTCAAAACAAAAACTACTTAAGTGATTTCAAAATGTGAGCTACCCTACATAATGGTAGGTAGTTAGGCCAACAGACTTGGcattaggggtggcaatgggtaggtTAGGTAGGGTTTGAACCCAACCCTAACCTTACCCGTGGGTTGAGTTTTTAACCAACACTCAACCCTACCGCAGGTTGAGAAAtacccaaccctaaccctatccGCATTCAACCCGCGGGTATCTGACCTTACCCGCGGGTTGACAAAAAGAAACATTATAATGACACAAGTATCTCATAAATAACACAAATATCTCACACACAACATAACCATCAAATAACAGAAGTTATCCCATGAGCATTCAAATAACACAAGTATTCAAACAACACAAATTATCCCACAAATAACATAAGTATCTCATACACAACATAACcatcaaatattaaattacaCATAAAAGTCTTTGTCTaagtaaataacataaacataaataaaattatttaatgtcATGTCTCCATGAGCATTCCATTTGTTGCAACAACACCATCACTAGTCTATGACTTCAGatacagcatcatcatcatcatcatcatttgcaGTTTGATAATTAGGTTTTCCACCTAAAAatcaaagataataaatttatttattaatcaatctatatataaatttaacattaccataaacaaatagaaaagttaaatcataaataaccTCTTTGACGATGTGCTGCCCACAACCAATTTTGATTACACATAAAAACTTCCACAATATCTTCATGAAGACTACCACGATGAGGAGCAATTACTCGATCATTTGTGCTAAAAGAAGACCCAGAAGCAACAGTAGACACAGGGATAGCAAATATATCTCTTGCAATTCTTTAAAGTGTTGGAAATCTAGCCCCACTCACTTTCCACCAAGCTAAAATATCAAAGTCGGCACTCAAAGGATGAACATCTTCCTCTATGTAATGATCAAATTCAGTCTTCACAAATGAaccctttttcctcttcttttgtcTAATATACAACTGGTAAGCAGCATCATCATCTTGCTCTGCATTCATCTGTAGCTCTTGTGTATAATCCTCAAATGCGTTACTTGAATTAGACGGATTTTGTTGGTATTCATGAAGCAAGTCATAGCATATCTATTTGATCCTCTCAATCTTACTTGAGCACTCATCTTGATTTTGACATAACATTGAGAATTTATACTCAAGCCTAGTAAGCTTATACCTAGGATCTAGAATGACAGCAACACCCATCATGCCATAAATTTCTTCCCAATACTTATCAAATTTTACCCTCATATTACATGTCATATTACAAATCAGTGGATTTGGAGAAGCAGACCATTTTTTCAAGGCAACATTTATATCACATACTTTGTTAAAATAAATGTTGGCTGTTGGAACTTGAGTCCCAGAAAATAATTGCATCACATCATAAAACAACTTTAATTTACCACAAATTTTTTTAGCAAGGTCCCACTCTTCATTGCTTGGCAAACTTTTGTAATTAGGATCCTTTTTTGTCTTAATTGAGGATACACATTTCGATACAACCATGCAGTCTCTAACATCACATAAGTGGAGTTCCATCTAGTTGGACAATCAAGAgctaatttttttgtaaattgaaCATTTGACTTACTACACCAACTCACAAAGGTTTCATGTCTTTTAGAGGTTGAAGTCCAATACACCACACTGCCACGAATTTTTTTCACACTCTCCTTAACTAAATTTAGACCATCTTTCACAATTAGGTTCAAGATATGAGCACAACAACGCATATGCAACATGAAATCCCCCAACAACAAATATTTTGAATCTAAGCGCCCCAACAACTCATCAACCATAGCATCATTAGTAGAGTAATTATCCAATATAATAGTTGacaattttctatctatttttcaCTCTAACAAAACTTTCATTAATGCATTCGAGAGCACTTCACTCGTATGAGGAGCGGGAACATAAGGAAAACTAAAAATCgttcaaaaatatatttcaattattatctaaaagataaattaatttcaagTAAAAAAATATCGAAAGTCATATCAATTACTAGAAGTATAATTTAGAAGATTACCTTAATACGCACATTTGCAAAATCCATGAACTATCAATGTAGTGTGCCGTGACAACCATGTATCCTTTTTCTTGATTGGAAATCCACATATCGGTTGTAACTGCTACTCGACTATCATTTCCATCTATTAGCTTAGTCATATTAAGCTTCTCCAACTCATACATTTCAAAAATGTCCTTCTTGATTGTGTTTCGACTAGGCACCTTAAAAGTTGGTTACATTGATGCATATACTTCCTTCATTCTAACATGTTCCACAAAAGATAAAGGGTACTCATGCATACATATGGCCTTGGCAATACACCTTCTTGTATAAGATGGATCAAATACAAAAGCATCCGCAGCATTCCTTGCATGTTTAGACAATGAATCAGCAATTATTGATTGCCTAGAGTTTGCTAATTTGATCCTTTTATAATAGTGGAGCACATGATTCTTCAAATTTGTAGTTCCATTTCTTGGATTGACTCCAAGAACAGATTTGCAATGATTGCATTTTGCCTTCCAGTCTTTTTCCTCTTGAAATCGACTAAAGTATTGCCAATAAACATTATTCACACTCGATTTGTTGCTATTTTCAATCGAAGCAGACTCATCTGGAACAAAATTAGCAGTTGCTTCCACCGGAggttcttgttgttgttcttctgcaGCCACATCTTGTGCCACTACATCCATGTTGGTACTTGACATTTCGAAGTGAATTccctacaaatatatatatatatatatatatatatatatatatatatatatatatatatgtgacatGTTTAAATACACTTTGTACAAATAGTCAGATATACAAATTACAACTAGtccaaataaaatcaaattacataatcaaattacacacatacatataaaataaaataaaaagaaaaaagaaagttcCTTTCTATATCAACTTAACTTCAATTAGAAAAATAGCTAAGTCTACAACATAAAAATCACAACTATAAAGTATCCTAGTTCCCTTCATACTTTGGATCAGCCATAACAATATGGTAAGCTATCACCCGTACGAAGATAAAGATGCCAAGGAAATTGGCAAATAAATGCATTAATAAAACAGAAAGCAGCACATCACTACACAAAATAATCACAACCCACCCATAAACAGTAGCACAATAGAATATTAAACAAagcattaataaaattaaaaaaaaatcaagaataaGTGAGCAAGCACTAACCTTCGATCTGAGGCGGCGAACAGAATCACCAGATGAATCagcacaaacacaaacacaaaatcACAACACACTTCAATAACAAGTACTACAAACACAAATCACAAACACAACAAAATAAAGAACAGAGCAGTGAGTAGttaaaaaaagagagaacagaGCAGTGAACAGAAAGCCAGAAACAAAGCGCATGAAAAAAACGAAGAATAAAGAGCAGTGAGCAGGCAGTGCTGACCTTCGGCGACCAGACTAAGACGACGGTGCGAGCAGAGGGTAGACGAGGACGACGGCGAGTAGAAGACAAGCAAAGACGACGAACACCCAAAGTGCAGACGAAGACGACGACGATGAGTGAGACGAAGACGAAGCTGTTCGGCGAAGGGGCTAGGGCTTAGTGTGCGAAGGCTTCCATGGttcgaagagagagaaagtgaaggACTGAATGatgcttttttctttatttggacCCTAAACGTACAACGACGCCGTTTATTTGATTGAAGGTTGCTTTTGAATTGATCTCTCCTTTTTTGTAAATATTTGACAAAACTAATAAGTAAagcttataaatttataaatttggttCAGTGGTTAAGAACTTTTTGCACATGTTTAAGGTCTTTGGTTCAACTCTCATATGTAacatttttaaacatatttaagtATAACACATATTATGGAGGGTGCGTATCGAGTTGGATACCCGCGGATATGGTCCATGCTGCCAGCCTACTTGGCATGCcacaatgatttttttttattctttcttttttgaaaaaaaaataaagatttttataaTTGTATCAAACAAATATTAGTATATATCAAGTtgataaatgttttttttttattttaatagtaaTTGGGTTGAATGAAAGGTccagaaaaaataaataagcGGGCGTTGGTCACAGTTGCCCGTCCCACTCCGACACTGCGTGCAGAGACGGATTATTTGACCTACCATGGATCCTTCTTTGTCCCTTGTAAGTTACCACGACTTATCTTAAGAGTATCTCAGCAACATACGATATGAATGATCGGTGATTCTGTTTCCCCGCTTTTCAGTTCAATCAATCACtcattctaaacaaacctaaccaGTATTAATTTATACTACTAAACATTCTCAACTTTACACTCGTTCATTCCAAACGTTAATTACGTCATCCTATTCGTCAAACCTTGACCATAAAAATCCCGTGTTCCCTGATTCTTCTCTCATAgctcccatttaatttcttttcaagaatCCCCAACAAAAACCACTCGATGGGAAAGATTGGATTATTCAATCTTGAAGACCAGTTTGCTTTCTATGGAGCATACCATAACAACCCAGTTAACATAGCAATCCACGAGTTCTTTGTTTGGCCAATATTCTTCACAGCACTTGTCATTCTCTACTTCATCCCCCCCTTCTTCAATCTCCCAAACCTTGAGTTTTCTCTATGGCAGAGCCATGTGGTTTTGGTTTGGAATGTAGGCTTCATTGTTGCTCTGATCTACGCTGCTTATTATGTAATCTTGGATCCTAAAGCTGGTTCCTTGGGTGCTTTGCTTTGTGCTCTGTGTTGGGTTGTTAGCAGTTTTGTTGCAAGACCACTTGGCTTCTCTCTGGCTTGGAAGGTAAATGATAAGATTATAAGAATGAGATACTGTCTTGTGATTGTtctttttattgcttattttcttAACTCTTCAACTTCTATTGAGTAAAATCGTTAATTTATCCCTTGAATGATTGACCGAGTTCTAGCTGATGGTTGGTGAAATTTGTTAAATaagatttatctttcatgttGTTGGTATAATCACTCCTATCTAGAATGACAGTCTAGATCGAAATCTAGACATTTTAGTTATAGAAGCTTTGGTACCAATATCATGAACTGTTTATCTCTGAGTTTGAGTTGTGCACGTCAATGATTTTATATAAAGTCACATGTGTTTTTCATCTATGACTACAAATAATGGAGAAGGACCCCTGTTTTGATTCATCTTTTCTTCATCCCTACATGATTTTCCAACTTAACCGCAATGTAAGTAACCTATGGAATCAGAAACTACTTTAGCATACCATGCTAAGATTGGGATAGAAAAAAGTCCAGCGAGTGCTGTTCAACCTTTTCTGAGATGGAAAATTTTGTGTTAAGTGGTAAAATCTTATAAATGAAAGAGCAATGTGTTAATATGATCAAACATAAGATGCAATGAAAAAATAACTTTGAAAACAGCAAACAAAGCCTTGTTACATATAGTGAAGTAACTTGGGTTGTCTCTGGCTATGGCATGATCGTTTACTCTCACTCTGTAGTTACTATAACTTTGACTATGTACATTAGTTCCTAAACTCATCATTTCTTGTACATTTGTGCTTTCACTCATTCTCATCTCCACTATCATAGAGTATAACCATCGAGTTTGGTAGGCATTCATAGAGATCATAATTAATGGCTAAGCATTTATCctcatccatatatatatatatatatatatatatatatatatatatataaatagatatatGATATCCCATCCCTTTATAAGATGGAATTATAATGAGTAAGATTTTAGAAGTACGATGATTTGGAAATTAGGGAGGGGATCAAGGTTCAAATCCCTATTGAGAGagaaaattcagttaagaaaAAGAGTTATTGAATGAGAGAGAGATTAGAGAGGAGAGATATAAGAgacatttaattttcttttcatataaCTTGTTGATCATGGAACTATGGCATTGACAAAGCTTCATTTTTGAAATCAGTACCTGTCTTTCTTTTTCGGTTAGCTAATTGCAATCAATAATCATGCAAAGAAGACTAATATTTGCTTTGTTTATACACAGctgtcaattttaattaaatCTCAATCCTCAAAGAAAAACATCATGTTTTGTAGGTTGTCCTGGTGGCTCAGGTTGTATGTTGGACGGCGCAGTTCATTGGCCATGGAGTATTTGAGGCAAGTTGTTGCTACACTAACATTTATTAAATGTGTTTATGAGTCTCACTCTGAAACTGAAACAAGAGAATCAAAAAGGGGTTTGAAAAGTAAGATGAACTCATGGTTATATAGACACTCTTTTAAAACCCTTCTCTTCCCTCCTTTAAAATATAATACTCGCGAATACACACCCTTATTGACTTACTGCATCTTACATGaacaaattgtttttcattcgCAGAAACGGGCACCTGCTCTTTTTGATAACCTCGCTCAGGCCCTTGTAATGGCTCCTTTCTTTGTGTTGCTGGAGGTAAGATACTTTTATGCCTATGGTGTTCTGGAATAAAAAtagtgatttttttgaaaaagaaaaaagaaaaaaaaaaaagagcttcaCCTATAACTAACCATCAAAACTTATCTATGAAAAATTTCACTCTATTTCTAAGACTATGCTTAAGAaatatttcaaaagacaaaaagaTACATAAACATAGATCATGGAGGTAAATCAGAAAATCAAGTGAAATTTGTACCAAGACATGTTTTTTCTCACTctgtatgcttttttttttccaaacagATTTATATCTTTTAGCGTCCCCCTATTTTTGCTTGGAGACAGTTATCAAATATGGCCTATATTGTGTTTTTATGTTTCATGGCTTTATGCTCTTCCTTGATATTAGTTCATTGCTTGATTGttcatttattcattcatttgtTTTGATGCAGGCTCTCCAAACTTTATTTGGTTATGAACCGTACCCTGGATTTCAAGCAAGTGTGCAAGCAAAAATAGAAGCTAACATCAAAGAATGGAAAGAAAAACATCATAAACTAATAATGTCTTAGCTTTATGCTTGGGTTTGTGTATCTATTGTTACTAGCTAGTCCCTATTTTCCTATGATGAGGTGATGAATAAAGTGCTATAAAATGATAATTATAGTCGCATATATGTATGTTATAATAGTTTATCTTTGTACAGAAGACAACATCTATGACTATATAATACAAGACAATATACCGTGTTTCATGATTTCATTTACACGTAAGATTTTAGCTCTCTCATATTGGGTCTTGATGACTGAGTTATTTTTGGTAAACTTCATgcaatttttggttttctaaaattcTCACGGTTAGAAATAAGTAGTATTATGACCATAATTTAatctattatttttcaaataattttttttattattatatgtatttgTTCAATTAAAAAGATTAATATCATAACTagtataattattaaaaactgattttaataatctatatatatgtgtgtgtgaaaGACTTATAAGGAGAATTTATAAtggttataattatatatatttattaataggaCATTCTTATTAGGAacatagtattattttttttgacaCGTGACTATCATGATAATTAAAAGAGTTTCTGTTATATTTTGATCCCAAACATATAACACTACAAAAAGTCATCGGATATTGTTGAATTTATTAACGGATTACCAAAATGATGTGCCGATAATCAGTTTATCATCAGATTTAGCGGCGGAATAAATTCGATGGTGTAAACCTTATCGGtaattatttactatttaatttttttgtttgtcgCTAATTACCTGCGGATATAAACTTTAATTTGACGAAATTATAGCACTTGTTAATGTCAATCCAatgataatatattatttattaataattaaattaataactaccaatggtaaaaataaattttatttttttaaataaataatttaaaaatttaatatataattttaaatatttaaattcaatcatttctaaactaacaaaatttaaatttttataatttttcataataatttgtgtataatttttagttaaaaatttataaacaaatttaaatatcaaagtttatgattaaaaaaaaaaatcactcgtGTAAGGAAAAAGATAACAAAACTTAACAATTAACAATGCTTTTGTTACATTGATATATAAGATAGAGTTTCAAATATAACCAGTTTAGATAGTTATAAAATAAAGAGATAATCTTATATTATCCAACCTTTTCTAGAGTTATTAAAGCTGTTAATCTTTATGTAAGTATATACATGCTTTGCAGGAATCTATCAAAAACAATAGGACAAATAAACACTTAGCCACGTTAAGTTCAtatcataaattaaaatatattatttattacatAAGCGATAGATACTCAACTAAAACTTCTTAAAAATTCTATTAGTAGATTTAATTATTCAAGATCTGAACTCTAAAGATGATTATTCGTCAGTTCCATAAAAAATTCACAAAGGTTACTATAAAAAAGGGTTTCTTTTTAGTACAAAGCAACTATTACTGTAAGTCAAAGTTCATATATTCAAGATGAGTAAATTGTAACCATGAAAAAGAAGAGGCAGTTAATAACTTATTAACAAACTtagaaaaattaacaacaataaataatatatcaataattaattaaaaaaattaacaagttaTGATTAACATAGAGAATCAACAATTAAcactaattaactcagaaaataattaaCGCAAATAAcaataaacttagaaaattaaTAACAATCAATAATAAGTCAATAATTTACTCAGAAAATTAACAAACTAAGATTATCTTTgagaattaacaacaatcaatactaattaactcagaaaataattaactaaGACAATAATAAAttcagaaaattaataataaattaaaatatcatcAACTCAAAACAAATTCTAAATTACCCCTTACTTAACCtaacattatttaatttctaaataCACTAAATTAACGTACAAATTCTAATCACacactttattaaaaaatttaatcaagacttttaaaaaatacttaataaatcctaaacaaacaaacaaaaatctGAAAAATACAAAACTATAGAAAAATTATCTCTAAAGATGGCTGCAAGACGGTGAAAGCATGGTGGTGACAGGAGACGGCAGTGAAACCTATATAAACCCTGTTCAGATTAGAAAGTACCCTAGACTTGAATCTTGTGTGAATAGAGACTAGGATTGCCTAGTGGATTCATGTAGTTTTACATAGTCTCTATTTGGAACTATTACCTTACTGGAAACCTTCAGGTTCTCATCCGTTGTAAAAATTGTTGATTTTTCAGATAACAGGATGTGAGGCATCTTGCTGAGACTGGGAGACTTGTTGGTAAAgcgaagaaatatatatatatatatatattttaggtgTCGTAATACCTAACCACCTTTGATTTACGACTTAAGTATAAAGTtctgtgatagggtgttacagaaAGCGCCGTTTAGAAAATATTACAAAATCTAAAAAGTGTACAAAATAACatcctgtttctccaaaataaaacCTCTAAGAGAAAATATACAATAACATGCTTAAAAGTAAAGAATAATACTAAGAAACAAAATATATCTCAAAAGAGTCTTAAGTCTTCTTCGCTTCACCAGCGAGTTCCGCACTCTCAGTGAGATGCGTCACGTGttgtatctgaaaaataaaaatttcacgaCGAGTGAGAACCCAAAAGTTCTCAGTAGGGTAATAATTATAAATAGAAACTATATAAAGTGACACGAATTTGCTAGGCAATCCTAATCTTCAAACACACAAGATTAAAACTTAGGGTCAAACTAATCCGTTTAAGGATAAATTCGTTTAAAGTACTCTTTCCATTACTAGTCTTGTTAATACTAAATAGTCATCCTGATCAATGTTTTAAGTCTTATAAGTCTTAATAATCTCATTAGTGTCAATATTCTCAGTAAATCTCAATAGTCTCAACTCTCAATAGTTTCAATAAATCTCAGTAATCTCAAAGAATCATCAGCAGTCTTATTAGTCTCAATACATTATCATATTCTCATAAATCTCAAAGAAATCAATCACAAACATTAATCAATACGAGGTTAATTTGCTAAGTGTAACATATTCTAAACTACCACTAATCTCATTCATTCCTATAGTCATAATCATCATTAATCCCAAGTCTCAAGTCTCAATTGGTAAAATCATACACAAACAATAAGTATCATAAAGCAAACAAAATTAGAGAGCAATTATAGTAAGTATTATAATTAGCAGTTAAACAAAAATATACGGTTAGACAAACCAAACACATGTACACACCCAaacaaaagcaaacaaatgcatataatgcatgcctgtcctaatgGCCATAAGCTCACTTGTCAATTATAATGTCAAACCCAACACTCATCTGGTAGCTAACTAAGATATGGAACACTACAACACGGAGCTAATTATTTTGGTTGTAAACTTTAAAGACCATAGATAAAACTTTTCGAAGAGGTGCTTACAagctcctcattttgtgtttgataaataaaaaagaccATATGCTTGTGCTTGCAGTTTTTAAAAGATCGAGGTACTTTTGAAAGCATCTAAGGTGGAAATTTTCAAAGTTGGtttgtacttttcaaaatttaaaagtctaatataacctcatatattaactaatttttaaatttaacactTAGATTTATctcttatagtatttttaaattttaaaaactattttaccaaaCGTAATTATTAttgcttgtgtttattaaaagtcatttttaatttaatttatcaaacataaatgTTACACTTCTTAAAAAATCAGCTTTTAAAAGCTAGTTTTTACaaagctatttttgaaaaaataaaaagaataaaactcTACATCCAAGCAAAATCCTTATCCAAGTTTATCCAAGTTGTTGTAACAACTTTTCAAATCACGCGCtcattctctttctccttctccgtttctttctccttctccttctccttctcctcgtatttcttcttcttcttcttcttcttcttcttcttcttcttcttcttcttcttcttatttttcttcttcttcttcttcttccaaatttgcacacgcagtttttcttctttccttcttcttttcctcctcttagagattatcaattcaattcaattcaaaacacctgcatccattcaattcaaaataatttaattcaattcataatgaaccgaacatattattaaaatgaaacaattgtataatactaaatgaatagaacattatccattatataaaatcaaattcaaaatagcTTTCTGCATAAAAAACCGAACACGTTATTAagatgaaacaattgtatagtactaaatgaacgaaacattatccattatataaaatcaaattcaaaacagctttctgcataatgaatcgaacacgttattaaggtgaaacaattgtataatactaaatgaacggaacattatccattatataaaatcaaattcaaaacacttgtgtctacaatttaaaaattatcaattcaattcaattcagaacacctgcatccatttaattaaattcaatttaatttagcaattgcattccattcaattcgattgaaaaaataatccattagcaaaatattggtgttgttggtgatgacgataacgaaagaggagaagaaaaagaagaagaggaggaggcggAGAAGCAAAAGAAGAATTTGCGTgcgcgaaaaagaagaagaagtatgtgtgaatttgaaagaagaagaagaagacgtatgtgtgtatttgaaagaagaagaagaagaagtgcgggaaaggagaagaaaaaaaagtgcGTGTAATGAAGCTCTTTTAAACCTACTTAAATAAAtttggataaaaaaatatttaaatttgtaaCAATCCTGAAATAAAAACTTTTCACATTTAGTCTAACTATTGTAATGTgcttatattttttcaattttgctTGCCCTGCcctagaaaaaggaaaaagatggACCTAGACCAATTTGTATTCCTAAACAGAGTTAACAAAGGAAAAAAGTGTCCATATTTGTGATTAGGCCAACAAAATATCAGTGACTGACAGTTGCAAAGCAAACCATTTGTTTAGCTTTTGAGTCATTGACCATTTCAAGTTTCAACAACCTTTCAActcatgaccaaaaaaaaaaaaaaaaaaagaaaaccaccTTTCAACTGTACTCTCCACTTACTCCATCATAGGTATGGACGTATGGTATTGGCCACTCTCACCTTTTGCCCTTTTTATTGAGTAAATGAGTATTGTTCTATTGCCATATCTTATTTgtaaattagaaatataaaatgaTAACCGAGCATTGTCATGattttaaatgtatattttttattatattgtcaAAACTGTTGTTGGCAGAATAGCTAGAACTTGggagacacatgaatgaatgctcttcttgttcatttcaACTTCAAGAGGAACTGGTAAGCTTTCTCTTACTTCATCTCTTTCTCTGTTTCACTTTCTGGGCCTCGTATCCATTTTTCTTAAACCGATATTCTATTTTCTACTCATTATTAGTAAAACTAGTTGCCGTACTTTGGGAATTTCTGAATGTGGGTGTCGTACTGTGTTAATACACATTGCATGTCAATGTCAATTTCAACACTTTGTATTtgcatttactttttttttttttgtggggtGGGGGGGCTCTTTTGTGCAACTCAATTGTCGTTCTATGACCCCATTGTGGGCCTGGAGCTTGCTTAGTGATTTAATGCATACACTTACTTGAACTTACGATATAGCTTTTCTTTAGATTCTTTTTAGTATAATCAAATAATCTAACCAACATTGGATTAGTCTGAGTGGTAGGCAAGCTGGTCTGCATGATGTTCTTGAGTTTGTCTCCCACATGTGGAGAGGCAACTTCTCAGACATATTTTTCTAATTCTATTTTTGGTAACTGGTAATAAAGAGGCTTCAAGTACTAGTGATTTAGACAAAGCATAATTTCATGACACACATTAGGTCTAATTGGTTATTTCCAAACTTAACTCAAATTTGAACATTCTTTGACTTTGCTTTTCCACTTATGTTTCTTGCAGAAGGCAGTCATAACTTTCTGGGTTCCTTAGCGATCTTGTTTCATTGGGAAACATGATTGTCTCTGCTCTGTTAACTTCTCTTGGGATCAACACTGCCCTCTGTGTGCTGTTCTTCATTCTGTATTCCATATTGAGGAAACAACCCCGCAATTATGAAGTTTATGTGCCGCGCCTTCTGGCCAAAGGAACTTCTAGGAGGCGAACCCATTTCAACATGGAAAGACTAATACCTTCTCCAGGTTGGGTTGGAAAAGCTTGGAGGCTCTCTGAAGAGGAACTGTTATCTTTATCAGGCTTAGACGGTGTTGTGTTTATGTGCATTATAACCTTCAGGTATCTATTCTTTTAGGGAGTATGTAACCTTAACCTTAATCGGAACACAATTGATGTTGCAATAAACTACTCACA
Encoded here:
- the LOC112750311 gene encoding 2-hydroxy-palmitic acid dioxygenase mpo1, which translates into the protein MGKIGLFNLEDQFAFYGAYHNNPVNIAIHEFFVWPIFFTALVILYFIPPFFNLPNLEFSLWQSHVVLVWNVGFIVALIYAAYYVILDPKAGSLGALLCALCWVVSSFVARPLGFSLAWKVVLVAQVVCWTAQFIGHGVFEKRAPALFDNLAQALVMAPFFVLLEALQTLFGYEPYPGFQASVQAKIEANIKEWKEKHHKLIMS